A single genomic interval of Oceanithermus profundus DSM 14977 harbors:
- the lepB gene encoding signal peptidase I, with the protein MNVREFLRYLWHEWFRQVGEALLVAFVITTFFFTTVQVYGRSMVPTLQHGERVLVPKYEMWLERFGLRAWHRGEIVIVKPPPGAPNSVAAFPILGFQYRPYFIKRLVARPGDTVRVEEGRLVVNGVYVDESFITDKIQPYPDSFPRVLVIDGKVVGFQGYRVSNLPPYLEDALAMLEPVPEEVRLASTARPVEYVGTLRLAPGYYFVMGDNRTLGGSEDSRVFGPIPDPNIAGRASAVWWPPLTRDERGRWKLNLRRLTIPPGFRAVPDAPAN; encoded by the coding sequence ATGAACGTTCGTGAATTCCTGCGTTACCTTTGGCACGAGTGGTTCCGCCAGGTGGGGGAGGCCCTGCTGGTGGCCTTCGTCATCACCACCTTCTTCTTCACCACGGTTCAGGTCTACGGCCGCAGCATGGTGCCCACCCTGCAGCACGGGGAGCGGGTACTCGTGCCCAAGTACGAGATGTGGCTCGAGCGCTTCGGCCTGCGGGCCTGGCACCGCGGCGAGATCGTGATCGTCAAGCCGCCGCCGGGCGCGCCCAACTCGGTGGCCGCGTTCCCGATCCTCGGTTTTCAGTACCGCCCCTACTTCATCAAGCGGCTGGTGGCGCGTCCGGGCGACACGGTGCGGGTGGAGGAGGGCCGCCTCGTCGTCAACGGGGTCTACGTGGACGAGTCGTTCATCACGGACAAGATCCAGCCCTACCCCGACAGCTTTCCCCGCGTGCTGGTGATCGACGGCAAGGTCGTGGGCTTCCAGGGCTACCGCGTCTCCAACCTGCCGCCCTACCTGGAGGACGCCCTGGCGATGCTCGAGCCGGTGCCCGAGGAGGTCAGGCTGGCCAGCACGGCCCGCCCCGTCGAGTACGTGGGCACGCTGCGTCTGGCTCCCGGGTACTACTTCGTGATGGGGGACAACCGCACCCTGGGGGGTTCCGAAGACTCGCGCGTCTTCGGCCCCATCCCCGACCCAAACATCGCCGGCCGCGCCAGCGCGGTCTGGTGGCCGCCGCTGACCCGCGACGAGCGGGGTCGGTGGAAGCTGAACCTGCGTCGGCTCACCATCCCCCCGGGTTTCCGCGCGGTCCCCGACGCCCCCGCCAACTGA
- a CDS encoding acetyl ornithine aminotransferase family protein, translating into MKTLQRPEVHTPLPGPKAKEILARDERVLSTSYVRPYPFVPEAGEGVWIRDVDGNVFLDLMAGIAVNTTGYAHPRVVEAVRAQAARFSHVCFSDFSSEPQVSLAERLDRLAGGGYRVYFGNSGTEGVEAAVKVARYHTRRPYILAFTGAFHGRTLGSLALTSSNSKYRKGFAPLLPGVVHVPYPHPYRPPFGAKPEDAGRVVLDYIEHLFKTKLPPDEVGAVFFEPIQGEGGYIVPPEGFLPALQELAQKHGILLVADEVQTGSGRTGRFLASAYEGIDPDVVILAKGLASGYPISAVLFKEELSSWPPGAHGSTFGGNPVAAAAATATLDLLEEGLMQNAFEVGEYLRAELRQLQADFPRLGDVRGRGLMIGLDFVKDPETREEDPELRDRVAEAAFAKGLLTLPAGPSTLRLSPPLVLTRAEAALAVELLGEVLRELG; encoded by the coding sequence ATGAAAACCCTTCAACGTCCCGAGGTGCACACCCCGCTGCCCGGCCCCAAGGCCAAGGAGATCCTCGCCCGCGACGAACGCGTGCTCTCGACCTCGTACGTCCGGCCCTACCCCTTCGTGCCCGAGGCCGGCGAGGGCGTCTGGATACGCGACGTGGACGGCAACGTCTTCCTCGACCTGATGGCCGGCATCGCGGTGAACACCACCGGCTACGCCCACCCCCGGGTGGTCGAGGCGGTGCGCGCGCAGGCGGCGCGCTTCAGCCACGTCTGCTTCTCCGACTTCTCGTCGGAGCCCCAGGTAAGCCTGGCCGAACGGCTCGACCGGCTCGCGGGCGGCGGCTACCGGGTCTACTTCGGCAACTCCGGCACCGAGGGCGTGGAGGCCGCGGTCAAGGTGGCGCGCTACCACACCCGCCGCCCTTACATCCTCGCCTTCACCGGCGCCTTCCACGGGCGCACCCTGGGCTCGCTCGCCCTCACCTCCTCGAACAGCAAGTACCGCAAGGGCTTCGCGCCGCTCCTTCCGGGCGTGGTGCACGTGCCCTACCCCCACCCCTACCGCCCGCCCTTCGGCGCCAAACCCGAGGACGCCGGACGGGTCGTCCTCGACTACATCGAGCACCTCTTCAAGACCAAGCTGCCCCCCGACGAGGTGGGCGCGGTCTTCTTCGAACCCATCCAGGGCGAGGGGGGCTACATCGTGCCGCCCGAGGGCTTCCTGCCGGCGTTGCAGGAGCTGGCGCAGAAGCACGGCATCCTGCTGGTGGCCGACGAGGTCCAGACCGGCAGCGGCCGCACCGGCCGTTTCCTCGCCTCGGCGTACGAGGGGATCGATCCCGACGTCGTCATCCTGGCCAAGGGCCTGGCCTCGGGCTACCCCATCTCGGCGGTGCTCTTCAAGGAGGAGCTCTCGAGCTGGCCGCCGGGAGCGCACGGCTCCACCTTCGGCGGCAACCCCGTCGCCGCCGCGGCGGCGACCGCCACCCTCGACCTGCTGGAGGAGGGCCTGATGCAGAACGCCTTCGAGGTCGGCGAATACCTGCGCGCGGAGCTGCGCCAGCTGCAGGCGGACTTCCCGCGGCTGGGCGACGTGCGCGGCCGCGGCCTGATGATCGGGCTCGACTTCGTGAAGGACCCCGAGACCCGCGAGGAGGACCCCGAGCTGCGCGACCGGGTGGCCGAGGCCGCCTTCGCCAAGGGCCTGCTCACCCTGCCGGCGGGCCCCTCCACGCTGCGGCTCTCGCCCCCGCTGGTCCTGACCCGCGCGGAGGCGGCGCTGGCCGTGGAGCTGCTGGGCGAGGTGCTGCGCGAACTGGGCTAG
- the minD gene encoding septum site-determining protein MinD, with protein sequence MQAKAIVVTSGKGGVGKTTTTANVGAALAREGEKVAVIDVDVGLRNLDVVMGLEGRVVFDLIDVLEGRCKMRQALIRDKRVENLYLLPASQTRDKEALDPKIFRAVVKHLIEDEGFDRVLIDSPAGIERGFQTAAAPAEGALVVVNPEVSSVRDADRIVGLLEAGEVAENRLIVNRIRPKMVKRGDMLSVDDIVEILGLGLIGIVPEDEGILVSTNIGEPVALRKERSAAGEEFRNIARRIRGEEVPFPSLDEASGLWQTVRRIFGGR encoded by the coding sequence TTGCAAGCTAAAGCGATCGTCGTGACATCGGGGAAGGGAGGCGTCGGCAAGACCACCACCACGGCCAACGTGGGCGCGGCGCTGGCGCGCGAGGGCGAGAAGGTGGCCGTGATCGACGTCGACGTCGGGTTGCGCAACCTGGACGTGGTGATGGGGCTGGAGGGGCGCGTCGTCTTCGACCTGATCGACGTGCTCGAGGGCCGCTGCAAGATGCGCCAGGCGCTGATCCGCGACAAACGGGTGGAGAACCTCTACCTGCTCCCGGCCTCGCAGACGCGCGACAAGGAGGCCCTGGACCCAAAGATCTTTCGCGCGGTGGTGAAGCACCTGATCGAGGACGAGGGTTTCGACCGGGTGCTCATCGACTCCCCGGCGGGCATCGAGCGGGGTTTCCAGACCGCGGCGGCGCCGGCGGAGGGGGCGCTCGTCGTGGTCAACCCCGAGGTCAGTTCGGTGCGCGACGCCGACCGCATTGTGGGGTTGCTCGAGGCCGGCGAGGTGGCCGAGAACCGGCTGATCGTCAACCGCATCCGCCCCAAGATGGTCAAGCGCGGGGACATGCTCTCGGTCGACGACATCGTCGAGATCCTGGGCCTCGGCCTGATCGGCATCGTGCCTGAGGACGAGGGCATCCTCGTCTCCACCAACATCGGCGAGCCGGTGGCGCTGCGCAAGGAACGGTCGGCGGCCGGCGAGGAGTTCCGCAACATCGCCCGCCGCATCCGCGGCGAGGAGGTGCCCTTTCCCAGCCTCGACGAGGCGTCGGGGCTGTGGCAGACGGTCCGCCGCATCTTTGGAGGCCGGTGA
- the minE gene encoding cell division topological specificity factor MinE, whose product MFWWRRKKSKQKAKERLQLVLAYDRAKLPPGQVEALKRDLLKVLQKYFPTEDREMEIEFEQRGERMVLIADIPVRS is encoded by the coding sequence ATGTTCTGGTGGCGCCGCAAGAAGAGCAAGCAGAAGGCCAAGGAGCGGTTGCAGCTGGTGCTCGCCTACGACCGCGCCAAGCTGCCCCCCGGACAGGTCGAGGCCCTGAAGCGGGACCTGCTCAAGGTCTTGCAGAAGTACTTCCCCACCGAGGACCGCGAGATGGAGATCGAATTCGAACAGCGCGGTGAGCGCATGGTCCTGATCGCCGACATCCCGGTTCGTTCATGA
- the rodA gene encoding rod shape-determining protein RodA, translating into MIRRLDLTLYDWPLALLTLGLNVAGLFVLASAAPNPRLWKLQLLFTGVAFVAAALLQLFRKATVYRWAYVAYGLSLLLLVAVLFFGREVNGARSWFVLGPFRLQPSELAKLALILALARFLHGRGLERWRDYLLPLALALPPVALTLVEPDLGGALVLSAIVFGIFFVRGLPWRHLAVAVLLAAVLVPTVVWPNLKPHQQERILVLLNPSSDPLGAGFQVIQSMIAIGSGGVAGKGYGQGTQAQLGFVPERHTDFIFSVLAEEMGLVGALAVLLGYAALLYRLGVMAVEVLHDGDRLVLAGVMSLLAFQLLVNVGVTLGVAPVTGITLPLMSYGGTSLLTTYLALGLAQLVYRDRYEPA; encoded by the coding sequence ATGATCCGCAGGCTCGACCTCACCCTTTACGACTGGCCCCTGGCCCTGCTGACGCTGGGCCTCAACGTCGCCGGCCTCTTCGTGCTCGCGAGCGCCGCCCCCAACCCGCGGCTGTGGAAGCTGCAGCTGCTCTTCACGGGGGTGGCCTTCGTGGCCGCGGCGCTGTTGCAGCTCTTCCGCAAGGCGACGGTCTACCGCTGGGCCTACGTCGCCTACGGCCTGAGCCTGCTGCTCCTCGTCGCCGTGCTCTTCTTCGGTCGCGAGGTGAACGGGGCGCGCTCCTGGTTCGTGCTGGGCCCGTTCCGGCTCCAGCCCTCGGAGCTCGCCAAGCTGGCGCTGATCCTGGCCCTCGCCCGCTTCCTCCACGGCCGCGGGCTCGAGCGCTGGCGCGACTACCTGCTCCCCCTCGCGCTGGCCCTGCCCCCGGTCGCCCTCACCCTGGTGGAGCCCGACCTGGGCGGCGCGCTCGTGCTCTCGGCCATCGTCTTCGGCATCTTCTTCGTTCGCGGCCTGCCCTGGCGGCACCTCGCCGTCGCCGTCCTGCTGGCGGCGGTGCTGGTGCCGACGGTCGTCTGGCCCAACCTCAAGCCGCACCAGCAGGAACGGATCCTGGTGTTGCTGAACCCCTCGAGCGACCCCCTGGGGGCCGGCTTCCAGGTGATCCAGTCGATGATCGCCATCGGTTCCGGCGGCGTCGCCGGCAAGGGGTACGGGCAGGGCACCCAGGCGCAGCTGGGCTTCGTTCCCGAGCGCCACACCGACTTCATCTTCTCGGTCCTGGCCGAGGAGATGGGGCTCGTGGGCGCGCTCGCGGTGCTGCTCGGCTACGCGGCCCTGCTCTACCGCCTGGGGGTGATGGCCGTGGAGGTGCTCCACGACGGCGACCGCCTCGTGCTCGCGGGGGTGATGAGCCTGCTGGCCTTCCAGCTCCTCGTGAACGTCGGCGTCACGTTGGGCGTCGCGCCGGTGACGGGCATCACCCTCCCCCTGATGAGCTACGGCGGAACCAGCCTGCTCACCACCTACCTGGCGCTCGGCCTCGCCCAGCTCGTCTACCGCGACCGCTACGAGCCCGCCTAG
- a CDS encoding sulfite exporter TauE/SafE family protein, giving the protein MGFLIGFLAGGFGALVGLGGGVIMVPLLVSWARLDQHRAHGTSLMAVAGTALVGGVSYALGGSVDYVAAALLTVTAMMTARLGARYTQKLDARSLRRIFGSFLILTAFLLPFKKQLPHVAAGGAGALSWVVLLGAGGLAGFLSGLLGIGGGTVMVPALVLGAGEPQQLAQGTALMAMILPSLIGAYTHGRMGHIDRKIAPGLLLGIVVGAFSGGQVALGIPEGILRWIFAAVLLWTGLRYLRRR; this is encoded by the coding sequence ATTGGTTTTCTGATCGGCTTCCTGGCGGGCGGCTTCGGAGCGCTCGTGGGGCTGGGCGGAGGGGTGATCATGGTCCCCCTGCTCGTAAGCTGGGCCCGGCTCGACCAGCACCGCGCCCACGGCACCAGCCTCATGGCGGTCGCGGGCACCGCCCTCGTCGGCGGCGTCAGCTACGCCCTGGGGGGCAGCGTCGACTACGTCGCCGCCGCCCTGCTCACCGTCACCGCGATGATGACGGCCCGGTTGGGCGCGCGCTACACCCAGAAGCTCGACGCCCGCAGCCTGCGCCGCATCTTCGGCAGCTTCCTGATCCTGACCGCCTTCCTGCTGCCGTTCAAGAAGCAGCTTCCGCACGTCGCGGCCGGCGGCGCCGGCGCGCTGAGCTGGGTCGTGTTGCTCGGCGCCGGCGGGCTCGCGGGTTTCCTTTCCGGGCTTCTCGGCATCGGCGGGGGGACGGTGATGGTGCCCGCGCTGGTCCTGGGGGCCGGAGAGCCGCAGCAGCTGGCGCAGGGGACGGCGCTCATGGCCATGATCCTGCCCTCGCTGATCGGCGCCTACACCCACGGGCGCATGGGGCACATCGACCGCAAGATCGCCCCCGGATTGCTGCTTGGCATCGTGGTGGGGGCCTTCTCGGGAGGGCAGGTGGCCCTGGGCATCCCCGAAGGTATACTGAGGTGGATCTTCGCGGCCGTGCTGCTGTGGACGGGGTTGCGTTACCTGCGCCGCCGCTAA
- a CDS encoding twin-arginine translocase TatA/TatE family subunit has translation MNLGPVEIILILLIIVLLFGARKLPELARGLGRSASEFKKGLKEDQEEKPSEENK, from the coding sequence ATGAACCTGGGACCGGTAGAAATCATTTTGATCCTCTTGATCATCGTGCTGCTCTTCGGTGCGCGAAAACTCCCCGAACTGGCCCGCGGCCTGGGCCGCTCGGCCAGCGAGTTCAAGAAGGGGCTCAAGGAGGATCAGGAAGAGAAGCCTTCCGAAGAGAACAAGTGA
- a CDS encoding ABC transporter ATP-binding protein — MEIDYRLERPLNLHARLRVEGLTALLGESGSGKTSLLRALAGLIRARGRPFGGLRPEHRRVGYLPQGYALVPHMTALENVALPLRGPEAGRTARRWLERVELAHLADRRPHELSGGERQRVALARALALEPRLLLLDEPTSALDAATRETTIDLIDRIVAEVGLPTLLVTHDRYVAARSRSLAVLEHGAVRQQGPPDEVFARPATLGIARLVGFANVFSGKVAGHEAEGVWIETEGLRVFAPTDAPPPPGRTVHWGIRPEEVMIVRPDRPLSSPLARNRLAVVVRRLVKKGLAYAVRVEGALVLEVLLPRHVQDRLRLREGDRIEVALKPTYVHLFSSEGFSS; from the coding sequence GTGGAGATCGATTACCGGCTCGAGCGTCCGCTGAACCTGCACGCCCGCCTGCGCGTCGAGGGCCTGACGGCGCTCCTGGGCGAGTCGGGGTCCGGAAAGACGAGCCTCCTGCGGGCCCTGGCCGGCCTGATCCGGGCCCGCGGCCGGCCCTTCGGAGGGTTGCGCCCCGAACACCGGCGCGTCGGCTACCTGCCGCAGGGGTACGCGCTGGTGCCCCACATGACCGCGCTGGAAAACGTGGCCTTGCCGCTGCGGGGGCCGGAGGCCGGCCGCACCGCGCGGCGCTGGCTCGAGCGCGTGGAGCTCGCGCACCTGGCGGACCGCCGCCCGCACGAGCTCTCCGGCGGAGAGCGCCAGCGCGTCGCCCTCGCCCGGGCGCTGGCGCTGGAGCCGCGGCTGCTGCTGTTGGACGAACCGACGAGCGCGCTGGACGCCGCCACCCGCGAGACGACGATCGACCTGATCGACCGGATCGTGGCCGAGGTGGGGCTGCCCACCCTGCTCGTCACCCACGACCGCTACGTCGCCGCCCGCAGCCGCTCCCTGGCGGTGCTGGAGCACGGGGCCGTGCGCCAGCAAGGGCCGCCCGACGAGGTCTTCGCCCGCCCCGCGACCCTGGGGATCGCCCGCCTCGTGGGCTTCGCCAACGTCTTCTCCGGAAAGGTGGCCGGACACGAAGCGGAAGGCGTCTGGATCGAAACGGAGGGGCTGCGCGTCTTCGCCCCCACCGACGCGCCGCCGCCGCCGGGGCGGACGGTGCACTGGGGGATCCGCCCCGAAGAGGTGATGATCGTGCGCCCCGACCGGCCGCTCAGCTCACCGCTGGCCCGCAACCGGCTCGCGGTGGTCGTCCGCCGTCTGGTGAAGAAGGGCCTCGCCTACGCGGTCCGTGTCGAGGGCGCGCTGGTCCTCGAGGTGCTCCTCCCCCGCCACGTACAAGACCGCCTCCGCTTGCGCGAAGGCGATCGCATCGAGGTGGCCCTCAAGCCCACCTACGTTCACTTGTTCTCTTCGGAAGGCTTCTCTTCCTGA
- the modB gene encoding molybdate ABC transporter permease subunit, giving the protein MTEAFLLSFKLAALTSLTLLVLGVPLAYALVFKRVPARALVEAVFLMPLTLPPTVLGYYLLILLAPEGFLGRLGLDWAFRFEGIWLASVIFSLPFALTAYREAFQAVEPEVLEVSRTLGLGTFRRWRRVILPWIWPGLLSGTLLAFAHTLGEFGVVLMVGGNLPGETRVASIYIFDLVQALEFEQAARAALVFVALSFVMVLAVRTLEVRWRSITGSSVR; this is encoded by the coding sequence ATGACCGAAGCCTTCCTGCTCTCGTTCAAGCTGGCGGCCCTCACCTCACTCACCCTGCTGGTGCTGGGCGTGCCGCTGGCCTACGCGTTGGTCTTCAAGCGCGTGCCCGCCCGCGCCCTCGTCGAGGCCGTCTTCCTGATGCCGCTGACCCTGCCGCCCACCGTGCTGGGGTACTACCTGCTGATCCTGCTCGCACCCGAGGGGTTCCTCGGCCGCCTCGGCCTCGACTGGGCCTTCCGCTTCGAGGGCATCTGGCTGGCCTCGGTGATCTTCAGCCTGCCGTTCGCCCTCACCGCCTACCGGGAAGCTTTCCAGGCCGTCGAGCCCGAGGTGCTGGAGGTCTCGCGCACCCTCGGTCTGGGCACCTTCCGACGCTGGCGCCGGGTCATCCTTCCTTGGATCTGGCCGGGGTTGCTCTCCGGGACGCTGCTCGCCTTCGCGCACACCCTGGGCGAGTTCGGGGTCGTGCTCATGGTCGGCGGCAACCTGCCGGGCGAGACGCGCGTGGCCAGCATCTACATCTTCGACCTCGTCCAGGCCCTCGAGTTCGAGCAGGCCGCACGGGCCGCGCTCGTCTTCGTCGCCCTCTCCTTCGTCATGGTGCTGGCCGTGCGCACACTGGAGGTCCGGTGGAGATCGATTACCGGCTCGAGCGTCCGCTGA
- the modA gene encoding molybdate ABC transporter substrate-binding protein gives MRRLLVVFLLLGLAQAQPLRIAAAANLSPVLPELVAAYEAAHPGVQVGVSYGASGQLVEQIRRGAPFQVFLSASPDYVRHLAEGGVRVYAEAPFARSPLVLYVPSRLGIEPTGFDVLADPRVRRVVVANPAYAPFGKAALAALRRAGWYARVEAKLIFAANVSQAAQMTVQGADAGFLALSSALHPTLRQRGAYWRVPDDLYPPLLQVAAQLDPGPEAQSFVAFLSGDEARAILARHGYATP, from the coding sequence ATGCGACGCCTCCTGGTCGTCTTCCTGCTCCTGGGTCTGGCCCAGGCGCAGCCCCTGAGGATCGCGGCGGCGGCCAACCTGAGTCCGGTGCTGCCCGAGCTGGTGGCCGCCTACGAAGCCGCACACCCCGGCGTCCAGGTGGGGGTCTCCTACGGCGCTTCGGGCCAGCTCGTCGAGCAGATCCGCCGGGGGGCACCCTTCCAGGTCTTCCTTTCGGCCAGCCCCGACTACGTGCGGCACCTCGCAGAAGGCGGGGTGCGCGTCTACGCCGAGGCGCCGTTCGCCCGCAGCCCCCTCGTCCTCTACGTTCCCTCGCGCCTGGGCATCGAACCCACGGGCTTCGACGTTCTCGCGGATCCGCGCGTACGCCGCGTCGTCGTCGCCAACCCCGCCTACGCCCCCTTCGGCAAGGCGGCGCTGGCCGCTCTCCGGCGGGCGGGCTGGTACGCGCGCGTCGAGGCCAAGCTGATCTTCGCCGCCAACGTCTCGCAGGCCGCGCAGATGACGGTGCAGGGGGCCGACGCCGGCTTCCTCGCCCTCTCCTCGGCGCTCCACCCCACCCTGCGACAGCGGGGCGCCTACTGGCGGGTGCCCGACGACCTCTACCCGCCGCTGCTCCAGGTCGCCGCGCAGCTCGATCCCGGCCCCGAGGCGCAGAGCTTCGTCGCCTTCCTGAGCGGCGACGAAGCGCGCGCCATCCTGGCGCGCCACGGGTACGCGACGCCATGA
- a CDS encoding c-type cytochrome, with translation MRKLVTLLIALLALAPLALADGAADYGKFCASCHGATGQGTPGVFPPLADWAGHFAQNDEGRAYLVHVIVFGLQGQISAQGKTYNGFMPPFAQLSNDQVAGILNYLLTEWNKDLLPKDFRPLTADEVAKLRAKALTPADVFKARQALVESLGIK, from the coding sequence ATGCGAAAACTCGTGACCTTGCTGATCGCGTTGCTGGCGCTCGCTCCGCTGGCGCTGGCGGACGGCGCCGCCGACTACGGCAAGTTCTGCGCCAGCTGCCACGGCGCCACCGGACAGGGCACCCCGGGGGTCTTCCCGCCCCTGGCCGACTGGGCCGGCCACTTCGCCCAAAACGACGAGGGCCGCGCCTACCTGGTTCACGTGATCGTCTTCGGGCTCCAGGGGCAGATCAGCGCCCAGGGCAAGACCTACAACGGCTTCATGCCCCCCTTCGCCCAGCTTTCCAACGATCAGGTCGCGGGAATCCTGAACTACCTGCTGACCGAGTGGAACAAGGACCTGCTCCCCAAGGACTTCCGACCCCTGACCGCGGACGAGGTGGCCAAGCTGCGCGCCAAGGCCCTCACCCCCGCCGACGTTTTTAAGGCCCGCCAGGCCTTGGTGGAATCGCTCGGGATCAAGTAA
- a CDS encoding polyamine ABC transporter substrate-binding protein, translating to MKRLIAGLGTLLLLVGMAKGELRIFNWSDYIPEEVLVEFERRYDVRIIYDTFEAPEAMMAKLQAGGAREYDLVVPPDYYVAEMARAGLIQPLDHDRIPNLKNLYPEFQNPDYDPGNRYSVPYQWGTTGIAYRASEVKQPVDSWGVFFDPAQYQGPFLLLDEMRETIGAALKYLGYSLNDTDPAHLEEAKQLLIDAKRRGLGFAGSVEGRSRLLAGDAVVVHNYSGDIFQIQEEDDDIVYVIPKEGGTIWMDAVAMPAGAPHPDLAYAFLNFILEPEIAAAISNYNYYASPVQAAEPYLDPELLNDPAVYPPPEVRAKLEFIRDAGAALPLFDRIWTEVKAR from the coding sequence ATGAAAAGGCTCATCGCAGGACTGGGAACGTTGCTGTTGCTCGTGGGTATGGCCAAGGGGGAGCTGAGGATCTTCAACTGGTCCGACTACATCCCCGAAGAGGTGCTGGTCGAGTTCGAACGGCGCTACGACGTGCGCATCATTTACGACACCTTCGAAGCACCCGAGGCCATGATGGCCAAGCTGCAGGCCGGTGGGGCCCGCGAGTACGACCTCGTCGTCCCCCCCGACTACTACGTGGCCGAGATGGCGCGCGCGGGGTTGATCCAGCCGCTCGACCACGACCGCATCCCCAACCTGAAGAACCTGTATCCCGAGTTCCAGAACCCCGACTACGATCCGGGCAACCGCTACTCGGTCCCCTACCAGTGGGGCACGACGGGCATCGCCTACCGCGCCAGCGAGGTCAAGCAGCCCGTCGACTCCTGGGGGGTCTTCTTCGACCCCGCGCAGTACCAGGGCCCCTTCCTGCTGCTCGACGAGATGCGCGAGACCATCGGGGCGGCGCTCAAGTACCTGGGCTACTCGCTCAACGATACCGACCCCGCCCACCTGGAGGAGGCCAAGCAGCTGCTCATCGACGCCAAACGGCGCGGTCTGGGCTTCGCCGGCAGCGTGGAGGGCCGCAGCCGGCTGCTGGCCGGGGACGCCGTCGTGGTGCACAACTACTCGGGCGACATCTTCCAGATCCAGGAAGAGGACGACGACATCGTCTACGTCATCCCCAAGGAGGGGGGCACCATCTGGATGGACGCCGTGGCCATGCCCGCCGGCGCGCCCCACCCGGACCTCGCCTACGCCTTCTTGAACTTCATCCTGGAGCCGGAGATCGCCGCGGCCATCTCGAACTACAACTACTACGCCTCTCCGGTGCAGGCGGCGGAACCCTACCTCGACCCCGAGCTGCTGAACGACCCCGCCGTCTACCCGCCGCCCGAGGTGCGCGCCAAGCTCGAGTTCATCCGCGACGCCGGGGCTGCGCTGCCCCTCTTCGACCGGATCTGGACCGAGGTGAAGGCCCGCTAG
- a CDS encoding ABC transporter permease — translation MTTRRWLTLHGVLVLLFLYLPIAVIVVLSFNESKYGVAWHGFTLKWYRQLLEHTRIHPYVWNSLIVATVSTFLSTVLGTLLALGLARYRFPWRGGLLFLLYIPVVIPDVVMGVSLLLFFAWVQRAFDALHLGLTTVILGHVSFQIAYVTLVVKSRLAGLDPSLDEAAADLGAAGWTRFWKVTFPLIAPGIAAAALLAFTLSLDDFVITFFTAGPGATTLPIYIFSSVKRGVTPEIHALSTLMILVTTLALIAVQRVQARR, via the coding sequence ATGACGACCCGCCGCTGGCTGACGCTGCACGGCGTCCTGGTGCTGCTCTTCCTCTACCTGCCGATCGCCGTCATCGTCGTGCTCTCGTTCAACGAGAGCAAGTACGGCGTCGCCTGGCACGGCTTCACGCTGAAGTGGTACCGGCAGCTGCTCGAGCACACCCGCATCCACCCCTACGTCTGGAACAGCCTGATCGTCGCCACGGTCTCGACCTTCCTCTCTACGGTGCTGGGCACCCTGCTGGCGCTGGGGCTCGCCCGCTACCGCTTCCCCTGGCGGGGCGGGCTGCTCTTCCTGCTCTACATCCCCGTCGTCATCCCCGACGTGGTGATGGGCGTCTCGCTGCTCCTCTTCTTCGCCTGGGTGCAGCGCGCCTTCGACGCGCTGCACCTGGGCCTCACGACCGTCATCCTCGGCCACGTCAGCTTCCAGATCGCCTACGTGACGCTCGTCGTCAAGAGCCGGCTCGCGGGCCTCGACCCCAGCCTGGACGAGGCCGCGGCCGACCTGGGCGCGGCCGGGTGGACGCGCTTCTGGAAGGTGACCTTCCCGCTGATCGCTCCGGGCATCGCGGCCGCGGCGCTGCTGGCCTTCACCCTCAGCCTCGACGACTTCGTGATCACCTTCTTCACCGCGGGTCCCGGGGCGACGACGCTGCCGATCTACATCTTCTCCAGCGTCAAGCGCGGGGTCACGCCGGAAATCCACGCGCTCTCGACGCTCATGATCTTGGTCACCACGCTGGCCCTCATCGCGGTCCAGCGGGTACAGGCAAGGAGGTGA